From Xenopus laevis strain J_2021 chromosome 7L, Xenopus_laevis_v10.1, whole genome shotgun sequence, one genomic window encodes:
- the LOC121395356 gene encoding ubiquitin carboxyl-terminal hydrolase 42-like → MFFCLAVTCLNCTEASDTYDQFMDIQLDIRMSNSINQALCQYVQPEQLGECSYRCSKCHQMVTALKTVTVHQPSNVLTLCLNRFDIFSNRKIKKSVAYPECLDLRCYTSEPNGTPILYNLYAVLVHAGTTCNSGHYFCYVKGPNGNWYKMNDNSVTSVDIKIVLKQEAYLLFYIRYVLFTLSFL, encoded by the exons atgtttttttgtctTGCAGTGACGTGTCTGAACTGTACCGAGGCATCTGACACCTATGATCAGTTTATGGACATACAGCTGGATATTAGG atgTCAAACAGCATTAACCAAGCCCTGTGTCAATATGTACAGCCAGAGCAATTAGGAGAATGCAGCTACCGTTGCAGCAA GTGTCATCAAATGGTTACGGCATTAAAAACAGTTACTGTTCACCAACCATCCAATGTGCTAACCCTGTGCCTAAACAGGTTCGACATTTTCAGCAATAGGAAGATTAAAAAG AGTGTAGCGTATCCGGAATGTCTTGATCTCCGGTGTTACACCTCAGAGCCAAATGGAACACCAATTCTTTACAATTTGTATGCCGTTCTTGTCCACGCTGGAACAACCTGCAATAGTGGACATTATTTCTGCTATGTGAAG GGCCCCAATGGAAACTGGTACAAAATGAACGACAATTCTGTGACATCTGTAGACATCAAGATAGTGTTGAAGCAGGAGGCCTACCTGCTGTTCTATATCAGGTATGTGCTCTTTACCCTGAGTTTTCTCTAA